In Plasmodium sp. gorilla clade G2 genome assembly, contig: PADLG01_00_11, whole genome shotgun sequence, the following are encoded in one genomic region:
- a CDS encoding erythrocyte membrane protein 1, PfEMP1, putative, whose translation MPTKTSTNRYVPYGRYKGKTYIYVEGDEPDDYIGNISSSDITSSSESEYEEIDLYKPRSPKYKTLIEVVLKPTKQPSGNIPSGTLHSDIPIDEEWNEVKEDFILNMLQNDIPGNTTDTNTSYSGMPLEQPFITQIQDRKLYSDDNEIIYNIDWNVPKHTQIYTTDDPTYNSLYTGIDLINDSLNSGNDIDIYDELLKRKENELFGTKHTKKTTTNKVAKPISGDPILNQLDLYDKWLERNKDMYNQWKNKPDNNIPVVNVHTTHDLLNTNLSIEISSDINDTSKMDMSGTNRYTYLDDMELFENSSDENL comes from the coding sequence ATGCCGACAAAAACATCCACGAATAGATATGTGCCCTATGGTCGTTATAAAGgaaaaacatacatatatgtcGAAGGAGACGAACCGGACGATTATATTGGTAATATATCTTCTTCTGATATAACTTCTTCGTCCGAAAGCGAATATGAAGAGatagatttatataaacCACGTAGTCCTAAATACAAAACTTTAATTGAAGTCGTACTAAAACCAACAAAACAACCAAGTGGTAATATACCTAGTGGTACTTTACATAGTGATATACCCATAGATGAGGAATGGAACGAAGTAAAAGAGGATTTTATTTTGAACATGTTACAAAATGATATACCTGGAAACACTACGGATACTAATACTTCATATAGTGGTATGCCTCTAGAACAACCTTTTATTACTCAAATTCAAGATCGAAAATTATATAGTGATGATAacgaaattatatataatattgattgGAATGTTCCAAAACATACACAGATATATACTACCGATGATCCAACATATAATAGTTTATATACTGGAATTGATCTTATTAATGATTCGTTGAATAGTGGTAatgatattgatatatatgatgaattattgaaaagaaaagaaaatgaattatttggAACAAAACATACGaaaaaaacaacaacaaATAAAGTTGCAAAACCAATAAGTGGTGATCCGATACTTAACCAATTggatttatatgataaatggTTAGAGAGAAATAAAGATATGTACAACCAATGGAAAAACAAACcggataataatatacccGTGGTAAACGTCCACACTACACACGACTTGTTGAATACTAACCTTTCTATAGAAATAAGTAGTGATATCAATGATACATCTAAAATGGATATGAGTGGTACTAATAGATATACTTATTTGGATGATATGGAGTTGTTCGAAAATAGTAGTGATGAAAATTTATGA